Proteins from one Triticum aestivum cultivar Chinese Spring chromosome 7A, IWGSC CS RefSeq v2.1, whole genome shotgun sequence genomic window:
- the LOC123148290 gene encoding pentatricopeptide repeat-containing protein At4g21300, whose product MQSVSKFVKIIVPARRLSGSISGTAVGSSKKVCGAEKLALLVQSCSDVRSLKKLHARVLAHGLGWDAILGSKILGLYAHLGALPDSRLVFQSIVNGDLALWNSAMVDYFRAGYLEEVILLYRRLKLLQFCLNEKAITFGLKSCTQLRNLFLGKGLHVDSLKLGLSGDKFVGSSLIGLYSKLGKIDDSQRVFEEIFEKDIVAYTSMISGYSDVVDSSAWNAFEIASEMIRNNLEVNRVTLVSLLQVAGNLEAFRLGKSMHSYAIRRGIGVSDEVLETSLVDMYARCGAYQLAYALLNNSKGTVASWNAVLSGLTRTQKSRDAIQYFSVMLHHHKVTPDSVTFANVLSACAELCYCGYAASIHAYLIRRTIALDLVLATALIEVYSKCKRVVRSRHLFDQLTVKDAVSYNVMIHGYLQNGLADEATTLLNHMMKECIAPNSATVVCLLAAFADQRDLVRGRWIHGFAIRHGFSSDVDIANQILHMYSICREIVATKIVFDSLEKKTLFSWTAMMKGYLSFGCADEVVRLCQLMQQDGEKPDSVTLMYAVQAVSELGHLKGVKEIQCFVYHASMEKDTITANSLITAYAKCGRLDLSEALFFSMEHKNLDSWNAVISAYGMHGFYLKVLEMFQQMEEEKIKPDELTFTSVLSACSHAGLVKEGWCIFQSMISLYSVHPQEEHYGCIVDLLGRAGQLEEGYKFIKLLSLTDKSSMYCALLSACRTYGNTLLGHIISKELLEHGPQDPGTCALISEVYVQEGQWNESANLRASANGSDSKKLPGSSLMESV is encoded by the coding sequence ATGCAGTCTGTGTCAAAGTTCGTTAAGATTATAGTGCCGGCTAGGAGGCTATCAGGATCTATCAGTGGTACAGCTGTGGGTTCTAGTAAGAAGGTATGCGGTGCTGAAAAGCTTGCTCTGCTGGTCCAAAGCTGTTCAGATGTTCGGTCTCTAAAGAAGCTGCATGCTCGTGTTTTGGCACACGGACTTGGCTGGGATGCGATCCTTGGATCTAAGATTCTTGGCTTGTATGCACATTTAGGCGCCTTGCCCGATTCAAGGCTTGTTTTCCAGAGTATTGTGAATGGCGATCTTGCCCTGTGGAATTCTGCCATGGTTGATTATTTCAGAGCTGGTTACTTGGAGGAAGTTATTCTTTTGTACAGGAGATTGAAGTTGCTTCAGTTTTGTTTGAATGAGAAAGCTATTACATTTGGTTTGAAGAGCTGCACTCAGCTCAGGAATTTGTTTTTGGGCAAAGGATTGCATGTAGATTCGCTGAAGCTTGGCCTGAGTGGGGATAAATTTGTCGGTTCCTCGCTGATTGGGTTATACTCCAAGCTTGGCAAGATTGATGATTCACAGCGAGTGTTTGAAGAGATCTTTGAGAAGGATATTGTTGCTTACACTTCAATGATCTCTGGCTATTCTGATGTAGTGGATTCGTCTGCGTGGAATGCATTCGAAATTGCCAGTGAAATGATAAGGAATAACTTGGAAGTAAACCGTGTGACACTGGTAAGCTTATTGCAAGTTGCTGGGAATTTGGAAGCCTTCCGACTGGGTAAATCAATGCACAGCTATGCCATAAGAAGAGGAATTGGCGTCTCAGATGAAGTCCTAGAGACAAGCCTTGTTGACATGTATGCTCGATGTGGAGCTTATCAATTAGCATATGCTCTTTTGAACAATTCGAAGGGAACCGTGGCTTCGTGGAACGCTGTGCTTTCTGGTCTTACTAGAACTCAAAAGAGTAGGGATGCAATCCAGTATTTTTCTGTTATGCTTCATCATCATAAAGTAACTCCAGATTCAGTAACCTTTGCAAATGTGCTTTCTGCTTGTGCTGAATTATGCTATTGTGGCTATGCTGCTAGTATTCATGCCTACTTGATCAGAAGAACTATAGCCCTGGATCTTGTTTTGGCCACTGCTCTTATCGAGGTGTACTCCAAGTGCAAAAGAGTTGTGAGATCCAGGCATCTCTTTGATCAACTGACGGTTAAGGATGCAGTCTCCTATAACGTGATGATACATGGTTATCTGCAAAACGGCCTGGCAGATGAAGCCACCACATTACTCAATCACATGATGAAAGAATGTATTGCACCAAATTCTGCAACTGTTGTTTGCCTGCTCGCAGCTTTTGCTGATCAAAGGGATTTAGTAAGAGGAAGGTGGATTCACGGATTTGCAATTAGACATGGCTTTTCTTCAGATGTGGACATTGCAAATCAAATTCTGCATATGTATTCAATTTGCAGAGAAATTGTCGCAACAAAGATTGTATTTGACTCATTGGAAAAGAAAACCTTGTTTTCATGGACAGCCATGATGAAGGGGTACTTATCTTTTGGGTGTGCAGATGAGGTTGTTCGATTATGTCAATTAATGCAGCAAGACGGGGAGAAGCCCGATTCTGTCACTCTTATGTATGCAGTTCAGGCTGTTTCTGAGCTTGGACATCTGAAGGGTGTAAAAGAAATTCAatgctttgtttaccatgcctccatGGAGAAAGATACAATTACCGCAAATTCTTTGATAACTGCATATGCTAAATGTGGAAGGTTGGATTTGTCAGAAGCTCTTTTCTTCAGTATGGAACACAAAAACCTGGATTCATGGAATGCGGTGATCAGTGCTTATGGGATGCATGGATTTTATCTTAAGGTTCTTGAAATGTTTCAGCAAATGGAAGAGGAAAAAATTAAGCCTGATGAGTTAACATTCACTTCTGTGCTTTCTGCCTGCAGTCATGCTGGCCTTGTTAAGGAGGGTTGGTGTATTTTTCAGTCAATGATTTCGCTGTATTCAGTTCATCCACAAGAAGAGCACTATGGTTGCATAGTTGACTTATTGGGTCGGGCAGGACAGTTAGAAGAAGGATACAAGTTTATAAAGCTATTGTCGTTGACTGATAAATCAAGCATGTATTGTGCTCTCCTCTCTGCTTGCAGAACATATGGAAATACACTGCTTGGGCATATTATAAGCAAAGAGCTCCTTGAGCACGGACCACAGGACCCAGGTACTTGTGCTTTGATTTCAGAAGTGTATGTACAGGAAGGACAGTGGAATGAATCTGCTAATTTAAGGGCTAGCGCTAACGGAAGCGATTCAAAGAAACTTCCTGGCTCTAGTTTGATGGAATCAGTCTAG